The DNA region ATGGCGCTAGCTCCTCCTCCATCAAGCGTTAAGGTTCCGGTGCCGCCGGAGCTGACGGTTAAAGCGGCGTCCGCATCATCATCCGTCGCGGTAAGAATAATTGTTCCTGAATCTGCCCTATTAAAGGTTACTGTGCCGGTAGAAAGAATTGTATTTGCGCCAATGCTTAAGGCAGATACAATATCCGTGTCCGACACATCAACACCAATAGCAGTTTCAGTTCCAGCTCCATTGGTAACAGTTCCTGCGGTAATAAGAATACCGTAAGCAGTGACGGTATCACCCGTACCAGCAGTAATGGCTGGCATGGTGATATTTGCTCCCCTCCAGTCAATGACTGCGGCGCCCACGGCACCAGACGTAGTGGCAAGCGTGCCAGCCGCGGAAATGTTGTAACCGGTGTATGTAGTGGTGGCAGTTGTATCGGTTGCTGTAAGAATAGGAGTCTGAATATTCACGCCCGTAACATCCTGATCGGTTGCGGCAGTAACATTTGTATTGAGATTTAAATCAAGCCCTGTTAAATCGCCAGTTTGAGTTTCTGCCGTGTAGTCAACGTCAATCAGGGTTCCTGATACGTTGTGCACGTTCAAATCAAGTACGGCTGCAGTTCCATCGTCAATGCTAGTTACGGTGAAAGGCGCGGTGGCAACCGTCTGCTGTGTCAATGTAACGGCGCCGGTGGTGGCCGCTACATCAAAATAAGTCCCGTTGAGAGCGTTATCCCCAAATGCCAAAGCATCTCCTATTTGCGCGTCAGAAACATCTATTGCCGTTGTAATAGCTCCTGCCGCTGTATTGACAAAAATTCCGGTTGTAACCGCAGTATCTGTGTCAGTGTTATTTAGATACAACAAAGCATCTGCCGCGGCTACGCCATCAACATTATCAATATAAAGACCATAAACAGTATCTGCTGAAGACGTTGAGTTGTCGTCAATTGAAATCAGTTGGCCATAAATCGTGTCAGCGCCTGTTGCGTTATCGGAGTTTATAAGCGTCAAGCGAAGCCCCGCGGAGCTCGCGCTATCTACGAGAGTGTGAGAAATAACTAATCCATCGATACCGTCGCTAGCCGCTGGGACATCGGAAGTAATAGTAAGCGCATCCGCCGTTGTCGCCGCAGCGCCCAAACTTGCGCCATCAGCGGCGTCAAGCGTCCAGTCAAAGTCGCCTCCATTACCTGTAAAATCACCATTACTAACAAGAATGTCGCCCGCGGTAAGCACCAGCGCGTCGGTGCCATCAGCCGAGCCGGCAATTGTTGTTAAGCCGTCCTCGCCGACAGAAAACACAGTTGCGTCGGCAGTTTCATCCCATGCCTTCAAATAATGACCGCCGGCCAATGTAGCTTCGGTAGCTGATAGGTGAAGAAGGGTTCCCGTAGTAAGTCCGTCGCCTATAAAGGCAACAACACCATTGTCGGCTGCTGCGCCAAAGGTGGTTGCTGTGGCGTTAGTTACAGTTAACGTCGCGGCCTCGTCAGCATCGGTCAGAGCCAATGAACCATCTGAAACAACGAGGTCTCCGGCCGTCACTGTAAAGACGGTGGTAGCCGCCGTGCCGGGAAGAGTAACAGCGCCGGCCAAGTTGGAGATGCCATCCACTTCAAACGTTCCGGTTACATATAAGTCGTCGCCGTTAAGCGGTAAACCCGGTGTGCCTCCACCAACTTGGATATTCTGGTTGAAGGTGATCGCGGCTTGCGCCAATCCCCCGACAAGAAATACTGTTACCAAGACGCTTGCCGCAGCACTCCATATTTGTCTTTTTTTAAGTATATCTATCATAGTTAAATAATAAATTTGAACCTCCTATTATTTTAAAAAAAATAAGAAAAGAAGTTCATTAAAAATTATATTTAGGACTTACGCGTTTGTACTTAATTATCTGACGACTCAAATGCGCAATGTCCTAATATTGTCGACTCATTATTATAGACATCATAGTATGATATCTATATTTTTTTAAAAACATTCGTCGTTTATTTTATTTTTCATTGTCCTCTCTTTTTAGCGTCGACCTCATTGAAAGGAAACGAGAACATATTTCAGGAAACACATGCCCGCGCGATGCACTATGCGCAAGTATATATTCCCTTGAACCAACTTATTCTGGCTTATTATGATAACGCACAAAAAATGCGCATATACCAAAGGTTAGTTGGAAAGATGAATGTTCTTTTTTATTGTATCAAATAATTATTCAATAGCAAACAATGCAAGCTGTGGATAACTGAAACACGGATATACACGGATGCGAACACGGATGCACGCGGATACAGATAGACACAGATTCACGCGGGCAAAAACGGTTTGCGGTCGTTGGTGTAGATAATTCTTTTAATATAGAGCTTGGGCGTAGAAAAATTCACAAGAAATCCCACTTCGTACTTACTATTTCTCAAATAGTAATAAAGCTGTTTTTCGTCTATTTTAGTTGTAATATTGGAAGATTTTAACTCTACAATAATCTTATCGCTGACAAGAAAATCCGGCCTGTATGCGCCAGCTATTTCCCCTCCAGGCGTACGCACATTTATCGCTTTTTCTTTTTCAAAAGACAGATTATTGCTTTGCAAAAGCTCTGCTAAAACTTTAGAATAAATGCTTTCTTTCTGTCCGGGACCATATCCATTACGAATCGCGAAAAATAAACCGCGCAATTTATAAGAAAGCTCTTGGTGTAATAAGTTATTCATCATATAAAAATTAGCACGAACAAACTATCCGTGTCTATCCGTATCCGTGTATATCTGTGTTCACATCTGTGTTGTTCTGTGTCTAACCGTGTTTGACTCGCAAACCAAAAACCGCCCCGAAGGGCGGTTTTTGGTTTCTTACTTGGCTGCCTCGCACAAGGACAAGGCCCAAGATTATATCAGAGACTAGGAAGGATTGATGAACGCGCCACCGGTGATTGGCAAGCCCTTGATAAGGCCTACGAGAACATCGGTTGACACATCATCGTCCCAAGAGACATCTGCCGTACCGTTAGCAATTGACAACTGGAAGCTGTCGCCATCGGTTTCGTAGTCAGCTAGGTTTGTCTCAACACGGAATTCCATAGTGGTTCCGGCTGGGATCGTAACGCTCATATTGGTAACATCTGGTGTTTCACCGGCATCCAACACATTGTCTGCCGCTGTAACCGTACCAACCGAAGCGCCTGTATCCTGCCTATAAACCGTGATTCCTTGGTTTGTAGCATCATCATCTCCCTGGAAACCAGTCACGGTAAAGCGAAGGTTGTGGTTAGTTCCATCAAAGATGACATCACCTCCCGCGTCAGCGGTGATGGTGAAGCGCAAGGTCGTCATGGTTACCGGGCTAAGGGTGCCAGAAGGCGAAGCGCCGCCAGAGCAGGTTGCCGTACAGAGAGCAAATGTAGGTACTGTGCGGAATAAATACTGCGCGTTACCAATCGCCATGCTGTATACCTGGGTAGTAGCATTATCCGCGTGAACCGCGGCTGTGGTGCCGTTTACACCACGGACAACTGTGTAGGTGTCTTCGGTTGCGCCATCGGCAATTGCGGTAATCAACTGCTCTTCGGTTCCAATGGTTATAATGGAGCCCACAAGATCGTCGTCGCCGCTGTCAGCGCCCGAACCGTTGTCCAAAACAAGCGATGTTACAGTGGCATCGGCTGCCTGTCCGGCACCGTCAACCACCAAGGCTGCAACACTCGCCGCGGTATTTTCGGTCAAGGTAAGGTCGGCTAGTGAACCGGATGAAACACCGTAAGCAACTACGGAGCCCACAAAAAGCTCTGGGGAATCGCCGGATGTTGCTCCGTTTGATGTGCCCAAAACGTCTGCCTTAATAGTCCATACCTTATTCGCATCCTTTGCGATATCAGTATTGCCTTCGGCAAAAGTAAAGGTAACTACACCAGAACTAAAGTATCCATCGGCGCTTACTTTGGTGTCACCATCATAAAGCGCTACGCGAGAAAAGTTGTTATCAGACGCGCCAATTGCCTCGCCGCTATCTTCCTGGCGAACAACAATTGTGCGAATGTCAATGTCCTCGCTGTTTGCCGTCATCTTAAACTTCGTAAACGCGATGTTTGTCTTGCCCGATGTGCCAACCGCGGTCATTGCCGCAACTGGAGTTGAAGCATCGCGCACAAAGGTAAGGCTTCCGGCGTTTGCAAGGGTCATAACCTGGCCAGCAATGAGCGCGTTATTTGAGCTTGCGCCATATACGGTGGAATTAGATGAAAGGCCGGTAGCCACAATATCTGAACCGCCTGTGGCATTCGCGTCATCCACACCAACTACTGCCACTACACTGCCTCCCACGATGACATCGGCCTTCAAATCAAGTACTTTTTGCGAACCCTTGGCAACATCAACTGATATGCCGGTGAAAGCAGCTCGGTCATCACCGGATACTTCCGTAAATGAAGCAAGTGACTTTACAACGGTTGTGCCATCATAAAGCTTTACATTGCTGAAGTACGTTTCCGACGCAACGTCTGCATCAAACGTACCGTCGTTGTCCACGGTAAACGTAATCGCGCTTACCTTCAAATCTTCAGCAGAACCTGCCGTAAGCACCAAGCGGCCAAGCCATGCTTGCGATGTGCTGTTTACATAGGTGGTTGCTGGAGGGTTAGTGGACATAGAAACAGTCAACGCGCCAACTAATGCCGTCATATTGCTGCCGTTAAGATCAGATGTCGTAGCAGTGACGCTAGCAGTTGAAGACACACCTGTCGCAACTACATCGGTGGCATTTGTTGTCCACAAAAGTCGCACGCGAGTTGCGCCAGCCCATGCCGTATTTGCGTTTGTAGGCACATCCGAAGTTACGGTAAAGGTTTTAGTTGCGTCTTTTGCTATCGTCACATTAACACTGAACGTAGCGCTGGATGTGGGCGAAGCTACCGTAGAGCCAATCTGTGTCGCGCCGTCCCAGAGCTTTACATTGGTAAAGTCTCCGGATGCGGCGGCAGCGGCATTATCCTGCAAATTAAAGATCAGGGTGGAAATGGTGATTGCTTCACCATTTGCGGTAAAGTTGAACTTGCCGTACTCGTGGCCGGCTGTGCCGGGAACCACGTTCTTTGCGCCGGGATTAGTCGGAGCAAGGGCAATGGTTAACGTACCCACCGCGCTATTTGCATTGTGGGTGCGCACTTCGCCAAGGCCGTCAACGCCGGTTACCACCATTGCGTCCATATTGGCTGCTGACTGCACGCCATCAAGACGCACTTCATTAAGCGCGATTTCTATTGTGGTATAGCTTGCTGAAGTGGAAACATCTCCGCGAACATGAAGTACAACGTTTTTGCTTTTTGGAATGTCAAACACGCCGGTGTCAAGCCCCGGGGCGTCTGCTCCATAGGTTGCAACCGTGCCCACGAAATTCGTGGCTGTGCCAACCTGTGTTTCAGTACCCGTCAACTCGTCATACTTATAAAGCGTTATATTGGAAACGTCTGTCGCGCCAGCGCCAGTACCAAGAAGATTCAAACGGATTCGGGCAACCCTCACATCCTGCGCCACTCCATTGGAGAAGCGAAATGCCGAGAACAGCTGCTGGGTTGTTCCGTTCACAAAGGCCTGCGCGGAAGGGTTGGTAGCGCCGTTTACCGCCACAGTCGGGATTGTGCCCTGGCCAACGGTCTGGGCAACGCCGCTCTGCGTGGTGTATGTAACACTATCGCCGCCCGTGTCAGTGGTAATAGTGATAGAACCGCCGGAGTTCGCGCCAAAAGCGACAACGTCCGCGGCTTCAGTAATCTCAAAGTCAATGGTTCTTGTGGTTGTGCCGGTAACAATGCCCGCGGAAATGTCGGCGTATAGATAAATGATCTTTGATACCCCTGCGTTTATGCTATAAGGGGTCGCTGAAAGATCAAATACCGCGCTTCCATTTGCCATAAGTGATGGAACGGTTGAGCCAAGCTGAACACCATCTGCTTTAAGCATAACGTTTTTAACATCCGTTGAAGATGCGGAACCGGTTTGCGTTACCTTAATACTGCGAACGCTCATGCCTTCTGTTTCCGCGTCAAAGGTCCACGAAGCAATTTCTACTGCAGTAGCACCCGCAACAGGAGAACTATCAGCTGGAACTGTTCGCAAAGTAACATCAAGAGTTCCTACGCCAATACCCGCGATGGTCATAGAATTGCCATATACAGGGAATGTGCCGGAAACCGTTGTGGTTGCTGTAACGTCAGTGGCCGCGGCAATGCCCAAACGAGGCGTATTGCCCGTAGTGGCAGTGTTTGTGCCAAGAACGTCAAGCGTTCCAGTGATTGTAAGAATCTTTGTCGTGCCTGCTGGAACTACCCAGTTAAGGCCGGTAAAGGTTGCTTTGTGTGTGGTGGTGTTAAGCGCTTGCGTGCCACCAAGTTGGGTTGAGCCGTCCCACAGCTTCAATGCCGTGAAATCATTATCTTCGGCAAGCCCTGCTCGAGAAACTACGAGCGAGCTTATTGTGGTGTTAGCACCACCAACAAACTTTACTTTTGCAAACACAAAGTCTGACGCCCCACCTGCTACTTGCTGGGCCGCTGGAGTGCTGGAATCAAGAGCTATGGAAACGCCCGTGCCTGCTGGGGTAGTTGGGGTAGTGGTTGTGGTTGTTCCACCAAGCACATTCGTTGCCCATGTGGACAAACTGTCCGTCGCGGTCAACGCTGTTTGGGTAGGATAAAAGGTTGGGGATGCCTCTGTGGAATTAATCTTGTAGAGTGAATCCCAATCCAAACCAGCTGATTCAAATTCTGCTGCTGTAACATTGAGGTGACGTCGTTCGCCAGTGTCACTGCCTGCGGCAGAGGTTACCGCGTAAACCTTCGGGTCCTTTACGGAACCGTCGGCATTTATCTCTAGAACCAAATTGGAATTGGTGTATCCGTCCACTGTTGCCTGGGTAACGTCCTGAACATTGCTCCACTTCAAGTGTCCGTATGAGTTAAAGATTTCGGGGTTGAGAATCAACCTCTTAAACATCTTTGCTCCTACGAGCTTGACAATGTAGATGTCATTCGTTCCCGTCGCGCGAATAAGATCGCCATCGGCGATTGTTGCCGCGCTTGCGACAGGGGCAAGATACATTACTCCGGACATGGAGATCGCAGTCACTGCCGATGTGAAAAACGACAATGTTGTGCGTAATCGTATCTTAGTTGTTTTACTCATTTGTATATTTCCCTCTGAATTTTTCTTGCGAAAAAAGAAAAGGGTTAGGCCCTTTACGATATTCGTTAAAATATCGCGAGGGAGTGACCCGTCCGAAGTTCCGAATAATCGGAACGTGGGGGGGTGAAATCAAATGCTCATATGTGCACCAGATGAACATTTGATGCTGGCCACCGGGCGTTTATACGCCACGCAGCTGTGCGTGGCGTATAAACGCCCGGCGACCGTTTGATCCTCTAGTCAGTATTATTTATTTCTCTGGCTTGAGGCATTGAATCGCAGTCGACCATCTTTAGTTAAAGTACGCTTCGGTTTTGGGTCTCCCCAGCTAGATCCTGAACTGCGCCGTAATTACGGGTTTGTTCAGGACTAAGCTGGGGAGACAGCTCTTAATAAAGAAAAACCTATCCTCCTTGGTGCCAAGGCGGATAATCCGTTCAATCGCTACCTTGCACTAAATAGGTGCGAAGCCCCAAAGGGGCAAGGCAGTGATTGAACGCTTATCCAATTATATCAAAGAACTGCGTATGTCTAAATGTGGATAAGTTTCTTTGCTTATCGCGCTATTTTAACAAAGCCTCTGCGGCGCTCACTGCTCGTAAAACAGCATCGTAGTCCCCCTCGGCATAAAACTTTTCTGCTTCTTTCGCGATATAAATAACTGATTCATTGCCGTTTTCCTGCGCTTCAACCCAGACACGATTCAACCGTTCGCGCAAAAATGTACGGAAAGCCGTAGCGGTATCATCGCCGTACAATTCAAGAGAACTCAAGCTCTGTGAGAAAGCAGGGCTATCTGATTTTCTTACTTGCGTTTGCGTGTTAGATGAACTCGTATTCACGTTCGCGCCATTTGCGGAAGCAACGTATTTTTTCGCCTTATTAAGCGCGGTGGCAGTACGTGGTTCTGACGCGCCTTGATTGTCTGGGGCAACTTCTTGAATTACGTTAATTACGTTGCCAGTCGCGTTATGAGAAATTCTTGCGATATCTATCTGCGTGGAAACCGCGGGCTGAAACCCGCCTGACACAAAAACCATTATCGCAAAACCTCCTGTCAGCATGCTCATTGTCATGGCAAACGCGCCAGACGGAAGGGGGCGAAATACCCAATTCATCGCGTGAGCGAGGGAGAAAGCAGAAATACGTTCACGCTCTTCAATGGCCTGGCTTGCCATAGCAAAAATTCGAGCTTTTTCTTGCTCTTTCCATTGGCTGTCAAGCGTAATTGCGCGCAAACTCTTCAATGATTTGATGAGCCGATCGTCGCTTGAACTTGAATTTTGTGATAGTTGTTCAGTGAAATTTTGCATATCTACTAAAGATGACGTATGAGGCACACAAAACGTTACAATCTACCTACAGGAATCCATAGGAGGGTCGGTCCGTCCTGCACGCAGGACGGACCGACCCTCCTTTTGGTGTTATCATTCTAGCTTCAACCTCTCACGAAGGGCATTCACACCCCTATGGGCAATCACCCGCACCGTGCCTTCGGGTTTTCCGACAATATCCGCAATATCGCTAAACGGCAGGTCTTCCAAGTAATGCAGGGTAACAATTTCCGCCGTTTCTTCGCCGATTTCTGACAATGCCTGGCGTATACGCGCTATATCAAGAGAGTTTTCTACGTCTATGTTTATAGCATGCGCTTCGTCTATGCCGCCATGTGTTTCTGGGGCAGCCAACATATCTTCGTACGATACTGTGGGTCGCTGTTTGCGATAGTAGTCAATCAGGCAATTACGCGCTGTTTTATACAAAAACGCGCGAACGTTTTGAATGCCGCCTAGCGATGTGAGTACGGACGATTCCTGCGCGATAAAAACGGCTTTATGCCCATTTTTAGATATCAGATAATTCCACATTCTAAGAAATACTTCCGAAGATAAATCCTGCGCAGTCTCCCTCGAATTTGTTTTCAAAAACAGGAAACGAAAGATTTGATCGGCGTACTCGTCGTAAACGCGAGAAAAAAGTTGTTGAAATTGCCTATCTGTCATTCGTGATTATAGACATTTAATGACATTTACTGACATTTTATAATGCGATTATAGACATTTAATGACATTTTGTAGACATAGTTAATGACATTTACTGACATTTATATTTTAAGCAAAATGTCAGTAAATGTCATTAAATGTCTATTAACGAACTAAATTTTAGATAGAGATGACAATAGATATTGCTCCGGGGTGACTGAGCGAGGGTCTGAGACACAGAACAGTGTCTGTTGCCCCCCCCCCCCCCCCCCCCCCCAGTTATTTACAAAAATATAAACTATCCCGCAATATAATATTCCCGATTGCGCGTGCCTCCTCTCCTTTTTATCAAACGCATCTCCTCAAGCTTTTCAATATCCCGCAAAATCGTACGGGGATGCACGTTGGAAAATTTGACAAAAAAGGCTGTGGGGGGAGCCGGCCCCTCTTCTTTAATTCTCGTTAAAAGTTTTTTCTGCCGAAGATTAAGCAAGTCCGCGGAAGAATCCATCTCAACCACTGAAAAAGATTCTTGTAATCGTCGTTTGGAGGATTTTCGTTTTCTCGCTAACACGTCTTCGTTTAACGATATGCTGGCCAGCCGCTCTTCCTGCAGTTTTTTTTCTAAATCCTTATAAGCACGGATGAGAATCTCAAAATTGCGCCCATTCACCCATTTCTGGCTTTTGGCTATATCTATAAAAGCGTAAAGAACGTCAAATTGTTTTACCGATTCTCTCAAAGAAGAATGCTTTGCCCCATTGTTATCATCTTTTATTTCGGGAGAGAGAATTTGATTTTCAGCAAAAATGACAAGGGGAATGATATTCAAGCTTGCCTCTCTCAATTTGAACCGCAAAGGTTCTTCTTTTGGGAAAAGCTCTGTTACGCGATAAAGCGCCGAACACAGTTTGAGTGCTTCTTGAATCATGCTTCTCTTATACCCCATATAGCAAATAAGTGTCTATGGTCTATGGCTAGCCCGACCGAATACCAAAAAGTCCCCTTCTAATACAAGAGGACTATGAAACTATAGCACGAATACAGAAAAATACAAGCTTTCTATAACGTAACTGCTCATACCCTCTCATAAATTGGGGGGTGAGCAGTGACTTCTATAACTACTTCAGGACGGACTACTTCAGGACGGACCGACCCTCCTGCGGAGGGTCGGTCCGTCCT from Candidatus Spechtbacteria bacterium includes:
- a CDS encoding RNA polymerase sigma factor, whose protein sequence is MTDRQFQQLFSRVYDEYADQIFRFLFLKTNSRETAQDLSSEVFLRMWNYLISKNGHKAVFIAQESSVLTSLGGIQNVRAFLYKTARNCLIDYYRKQRPTVSYEDMLAAPETHGGIDEAHAINIDVENSLDIARIRQALSEIGEETAEIVTLHYLEDLPFSDIADIVGKPEGTVRVIAHRGVNALRERLKLE
- a CDS encoding GxxExxY protein, whose protein sequence is MMNNLLHQELSYKLRGLFFAIRNGYGPGQKESIYSKVLAELLQSNNLSFEKEKAINVRTPGGEIAGAYRPDFLVSDKIIVELKSSNITTKIDEKQLYYYLRNSKYEVGFLVNFSTPKLYIKRIIYTNDRKPFLPA